The Nocardia higoensis genome has a segment encoding these proteins:
- a CDS encoding metal ABC transporter ATP-binding protein, whose amino-acid sequence MPRRSRRDDAVPAIRLRGAELGFGERTLWNGLDLDIAPGEFVAVLGPNGSGKTSLLKVLLGQVALTAGTAEVVGTPARTGHADIGYIPQQKTIDAGVQLRGVDLVGLGVDGHRWGLGLRGRGARKRKVAEAVAAVGAQHYAHAPLELMSGGEQQRLRVAQALVGDPEVLLCDEPLLSLDMANQRLVAELIDRRRRTHDTAVVFVTHEINPILPLVDRVLYLVDGRFRIGAPDEVMTSEVLSELYRTEVDVLRVRGRLVVVGTGDTLDALGSAGAEHCHAENPQSGVHA is encoded by the coding sequence GTGCCACGCCGCTCCCGGCGCGATGACGCCGTGCCCGCGATCCGCCTGCGCGGCGCCGAACTCGGCTTCGGCGAACGCACGTTGTGGAACGGCCTGGATCTCGACATCGCTCCCGGTGAGTTCGTCGCGGTGCTCGGCCCGAACGGCAGCGGGAAGACCTCCCTGCTGAAGGTGTTGCTGGGACAGGTGGCGCTGACCGCGGGCACGGCCGAGGTCGTCGGCACGCCCGCCCGGACCGGCCATGCCGACATCGGCTACATCCCGCAGCAGAAGACCATCGACGCGGGCGTGCAGTTGCGCGGAGTCGATCTGGTCGGACTCGGGGTCGACGGGCACCGATGGGGCCTCGGCCTGCGCGGACGCGGCGCACGCAAACGCAAGGTGGCCGAGGCGGTCGCCGCGGTCGGCGCACAGCACTACGCGCACGCGCCGCTGGAACTGATGTCCGGCGGCGAGCAACAGCGACTGCGGGTGGCGCAAGCGCTGGTCGGCGATCCCGAAGTGCTGTTGTGTGACGAGCCGTTGCTGAGCCTGGACATGGCCAATCAGCGGCTGGTCGCCGAACTCATCGATCGGCGCAGGCGCACCCATGACACCGCGGTCGTGTTCGTCACCCACGAGATCAATCCGATTCTGCCGCTGGTGGACCGGGTGCTGTACCTGGTCGACGGTCGGTTCCGGATCGGTGCGCCCGACGAGGTGATGACCTCGGAGGTGCTCTCCGAGCTCTACCGCACCGAGGTCGATGTGCTGCGGGTGCGCGGGCGACTGGTGGTCGTCGGCACCGGGGACACCCTCGACGCCCTCGGCTCGGCGGGCGCCGAACACTGTCACGCCGAGAACCCCCAGAGCGGAGTCCACGCCTGA
- the otsB gene encoding trehalose-phosphatase, which produces MSAQDLPQELRRALSTVAREPRLLVASDYDGTLAPIVSDPSKATPHWESVSALRALAGLTGTTAAVISGRALRDLAALSRLPVEVQLIGSHGSEFDIGFVHAIDADAKQLLREVYGVLGEISADNPGTTIEVKPASIALHVRNAAPEIARRALDAARLGPARWVGVQVTEGKAVIELAVINTDKGTALDTVRHQHGATAAVFFGDDVTDEKAFRALSGPDIGIKVGDGESLAKYRVDSTEAVSRALAYLLEERRTWLAGASAPRIERLTMLASPRSVALLTPDATVTWFCHPEPDSAAVFAHLLGGPQAGHFSVAPQRPGLPLSQRYVDGTMTVETRWASLQVTDYLPHDVAPTRTDLTRVITGHAKAVVTFAPRPEFGQVPVSIEAVDGGLRVRGTNDPMVLRSRGVRWTIENEGNHDVATAVVDPSEGPVMLELRCGTSDLEPSRTSEAERRRIAEAYWRDWAATLDLPPLKPDLMKRSALTLRGLVHAPSGSILAAATTSLPEDIGGVRNWDYRYCWLRDAALTAQALVTLGSLEEADQFLGWVHRVLETIPGPERLHPLYTIYGETLPPEAVIDQLPGYAGSRPVRVGNAANMQVQLDVFGPIVDLISALAHAREKKGVTAPSAVLPDADWELVCAMVSAVQRRWTEPDHGIWEIRGNPRHHVYSKVMGWLTIDRALTLAKRFDRDADPAWESLRDTIADEVKAKGWNDDVQSYTAAYDGTDLDAATLHIGLSGLIDPSDPRFAATVVATEAELRSGSTVYRYHHDDGLPGGEGGFHLCAAWLVEAYLLIGKRSDAEALFAQLVDVAGPTGLLSEEYDPVAERSLGNHPQAYSHLGLLRCAQLLSQPVQALV; this is translated from the coding sequence GTGAGCGCACAGGATCTGCCACAAGAACTTCGCCGTGCACTGTCGACGGTCGCGCGCGAACCGAGACTGCTGGTCGCCTCGGACTACGACGGAACGCTCGCCCCGATCGTCTCCGACCCGTCCAAGGCGACTCCCCACTGGGAGTCGGTGAGCGCGCTACGCGCCCTCGCCGGCCTGACCGGCACCACCGCCGCCGTCATCTCCGGGCGCGCGTTACGCGACCTGGCGGCGCTCTCGCGTCTACCCGTCGAAGTCCAGCTGATCGGCAGCCACGGTTCGGAATTCGACATCGGCTTCGTGCACGCGATCGACGCCGATGCCAAACAGCTGCTGCGCGAGGTCTACGGGGTGCTCGGCGAGATCTCCGCCGACAACCCGGGCACCACCATCGAGGTCAAGCCGGCCAGCATCGCGCTGCATGTGCGCAATGCCGCGCCGGAGATCGCCCGCCGCGCGCTGGACGCCGCGCGGCTCGGACCGGCGCGCTGGGTCGGCGTGCAGGTCACCGAGGGTAAAGCGGTCATCGAGCTGGCCGTCATCAACACCGACAAGGGCACCGCACTCGACACCGTCCGCCATCAGCACGGCGCGACCGCCGCGGTGTTCTTCGGCGACGACGTCACCGACGAGAAAGCCTTCCGGGCGCTGTCCGGCCCCGACATCGGCATCAAGGTCGGCGATGGCGAGAGCCTGGCGAAGTACCGGGTCGACAGCACCGAAGCCGTCTCCCGCGCGCTGGCCTATCTGCTCGAGGAGCGACGCACCTGGCTGGCGGGCGCCAGCGCGCCGCGCATCGAGCGGCTCACCATGCTGGCCAGCCCGCGCTCGGTCGCGCTGCTGACCCCCGACGCCACCGTCACCTGGTTCTGCCACCCCGAGCCCGATTCGGCGGCGGTGTTCGCCCATCTGCTCGGTGGACCACAGGCCGGGCATTTCAGCGTCGCGCCGCAGCGTCCCGGGCTGCCGCTGTCGCAGCGCTATGTCGACGGCACGATGACCGTCGAAACACGTTGGGCCAGTTTGCAGGTCACCGATTACCTGCCCCACGACGTCGCTCCCACCCGCACCGACCTGACCCGCGTGATCACCGGTCACGCCAAGGCCGTGGTCACCTTCGCCCCCCGTCCGGAATTCGGTCAGGTGCCGGTGAGTATCGAGGCCGTCGACGGCGGTCTGCGGGTGCGCGGCACCAATGATCCGATGGTGCTGCGTTCGCGCGGGGTGCGCTGGACGATCGAGAACGAGGGCAACCACGACGTCGCCACCGCGGTGGTCGATCCGTCCGAGGGCCCGGTCATGCTCGAACTGCGTTGCGGAACCAGCGATCTGGAGCCGTCCAGGACCAGCGAGGCCGAGCGCAGGCGGATCGCCGAGGCCTATTGGCGGGACTGGGCCGCCACCCTGGATCTGCCGCCGCTGAAGCCGGACCTGATGAAGCGTTCGGCACTCACCCTGCGCGGGCTGGTCCACGCACCGTCGGGTTCCATCCTGGCCGCGGCCACCACCTCGCTGCCCGAGGACATCGGCGGCGTGCGCAACTGGGACTATCGCTACTGCTGGCTGCGCGACGCCGCGCTCACCGCGCAGGCCCTCGTCACGCTGGGCTCACTGGAAGAAGCCGATCAGTTCCTCGGCTGGGTGCACCGGGTGCTCGAGACCATCCCCGGCCCTGAACGACTGCATCCGCTCTACACGATCTACGGCGAAACCCTGCCGCCGGAGGCCGTGATCGACCAGCTGCCCGGATACGCGGGTTCGCGCCCGGTGCGTGTCGGCAACGCGGCGAACATGCAGGTGCAGCTCGACGTCTTCGGCCCCATCGTCGACCTGATCTCGGCGCTGGCGCACGCGCGCGAGAAGAAGGGCGTCACCGCCCCGAGCGCCGTCCTGCCCGACGCGGACTGGGAGCTCGTGTGCGCGATGGTCTCGGCCGTCCAGCGACGCTGGACCGAGCCCGACCACGGCATCTGGGAAATCCGCGGCAACCCGCGCCATCACGTGTACTCGAAGGTCATGGGCTGGCTGACCATCGACCGCGCGCTCACCCTGGCCAAGCGCTTCGATCGCGATGCCGACCCGGCGTGGGAGTCGCTGCGCGACACCATCGCCGACGAGGTCAAGGCCAAGGGCTGGAACGATGACGTGCAGTCCTACACCGCGGCCTACGACGGCACCGATCTGGACGCGGCGACCCTGCACATCGGTCTGTCCGGCCTGATCGATCCCTCCGATCCGCGCTTCGCCGCCACCGTGGTGGCCACCGAGGCCGAGCTGCGCAGCGGTTCCACGGTCTACCGGTACCACCACGACGACGGCCTGCCCGGCGGCGAGGGCGGGTTCCATCTGTGCGCGGCCTGGCTGGTCGAGGCGTATCTGCTGATCGGCAAGCGCTCCGACGCCGAAGCGCTGTTCGCCCAGCTGGTGGACGTGGCGGGCCCGACCGGTCTGCTCAGCGAGGAGTACGACCCGGTCGCCGAGCGCTCGCTGGGCAACCACCCGCAGGCCTACAGCCACCTCGGCCTGCTGCGTTGCGCCCAGTTGCTCTCCCAGCCGGTGCAGGCGCTCGTCTGA
- the kstR gene encoding cholesterol catabolism transcriptional regulator KstR: MASPSRPQPAASRPATVTTLSEDELSSAAQRERRKRILDATLALASKGGYDAVQMRAVAERADVAVGTLYRYFPSKVHLLVSALAREFEQFEGKRKPLPGASPHERMHLLLTQITRMMQRDPLLTEAMTRAFMFADASAAAEVDRVGKVMDRVFARAMNDGEPDDRQLAIARVISDVWLSNLVAWLTRRASATDVSDRLELTVDLLLGDQR; encoded by the coding sequence ATGGCCAGCCCCTCCCGACCACAGCCCGCCGCATCTCGTCCCGCGACGGTCACCACGTTGAGCGAGGACGAGCTGAGTTCGGCTGCGCAGCGGGAGCGCCGCAAGCGGATCCTGGACGCGACGCTGGCGCTGGCCTCCAAGGGCGGCTACGACGCGGTGCAGATGCGCGCGGTCGCCGAGCGCGCCGACGTCGCCGTGGGCACGCTGTATCGCTACTTCCCTTCCAAGGTGCATCTGCTCGTCTCGGCACTGGCACGCGAATTCGAGCAGTTCGAGGGCAAGCGCAAGCCGCTGCCCGGGGCGTCGCCGCACGAGCGCATGCATCTGCTGCTGACCCAGATCACCCGGATGATGCAGCGCGACCCGCTGCTCACCGAGGCGATGACCAGAGCCTTCATGTTCGCCGACGCGTCGGCGGCCGCCGAGGTCGATCGGGTGGGCAAGGTGATGGACCGGGTGTTCGCCCGCGCCATGAACGACGGCGAGCCCGACGACCGCCAGTTGGCCATCGCCCGCGTCATCAGCGACGTGTGGCTGTCGAATCTTGTGGCTTGGCTCACCCGCCGCGCCTCGGCCACCGACGTCAGCGATAGGCTGGAGCTGACCGTCGATCTACTACTCGGCGATCAGAGGTAG
- a CDS encoding metal ABC transporter solute-binding protein, Zn/Mn family, giving the protein MTKKIARFAGTASSAVAVAALTIAAATACTTDAADSGRISVVASTNVWGDIAATVAGPDAEVTALISDPGADPHSFEVTAVQAAQISDADLIVYNGGHYDEFIAEAIEGKNKPTVEAVAIAGGAAGDTAAGEEHGEHAHSGEPDHADEAGHAGEAGHGSETEHDHSNEHVWYDTHVTGEVAERIAESLGELDPENAAAYAGRAAAFAGGLAAVEEITGRIAATRPGQPVLQTEPLASYLVSAAGAEDRTPPEFQEAIEQGTDPAPAAVAAVRELIASGQVRALVYNVQTEDKTTKDVRAAAEAAGIPVVEVTETLPEGLDYIRWQTRNAEALATALSR; this is encoded by the coding sequence GTGACCAAGAAGATTGCCCGGTTCGCGGGCACGGCGAGCAGTGCCGTGGCCGTCGCCGCCCTGACGATCGCGGCTGCGACCGCGTGCACCACCGATGCGGCCGATTCCGGCCGGATCAGCGTGGTCGCCTCCACGAATGTGTGGGGCGACATCGCCGCCACGGTCGCCGGCCCCGACGCCGAGGTCACCGCACTGATCTCCGATCCCGGCGCCGATCCGCATTCCTTCGAGGTCACCGCCGTCCAGGCCGCCCAGATCTCCGACGCCGACCTGATCGTCTACAACGGTGGGCACTACGACGAGTTCATCGCCGAGGCCATCGAGGGGAAGAACAAGCCCACGGTCGAGGCCGTCGCCATCGCCGGCGGCGCGGCGGGTGACACCGCCGCGGGCGAGGAACACGGCGAGCACGCGCACTCCGGAGAACCCGATCACGCCGACGAAGCGGGACACGCCGGTGAAGCGGGACACGGCAGCGAAACCGAGCACGATCACAGCAACGAACACGTCTGGTACGACACCCACGTCACGGGCGAGGTCGCCGAGCGCATCGCCGAGTCCCTGGGCGAACTCGACCCCGAGAACGCCGCCGCCTACGCGGGCCGCGCCGCCGCTTTCGCCGGTGGTCTGGCCGCTGTCGAGGAGATCACCGGCCGGATCGCCGCCACGCGTCCGGGACAGCCGGTACTGCAGACCGAGCCGCTGGCCTCCTACCTGGTGTCGGCCGCGGGCGCCGAGGACCGCACCCCGCCCGAATTCCAGGAAGCGATCGAGCAGGGTACCGATCCCGCACCGGCCGCCGTGGCCGCCGTACGCGAGCTGATCGCGAGCGGTCAGGTGCGCGCGCTGGTCTACAACGTGCAGACCGAGGACAAGACCACCAAGGATGTCCGGGCTGCCGCCGAGGCCGCGGGCATCCCCGTTGTCGAGGTGACCGAAACCCTGCCCGAGGGCCTGGATTACATTCGGTGGCAGACCCGCAACGCCGAGGCACTGGCCACCGCCCTGTCGCGGTAG
- a CDS encoding metal ABC transporter permease, with protein MDKLADVLGKMFDFSTTVDLLGYDFVQQALLAAALLGLLAGAIGPLIISRQMSFAVHGTSELSLTGAAAALLAGVGVGFGAIAGSVVAAVLFGVLGTKARERDSVIAVVLSFGLGLSVLFLWLGPERAGSKFSLLTGQVVSVGYSGLAMLVAATVVVLAVLAAIYRPLLFASSDPEVALARGVPVRALAVIFAVLLGVTAAFGVQIVGALLVLAILITPAAAAAQLTADPVRATVLSIVFAELAAVGGILLSLAPGVPVSTFVTTISFLIYLICRMVGARRTSARRARPVAA; from the coding sequence ATGGACAAACTCGCCGACGTCCTGGGCAAGATGTTCGACTTCTCCACCACCGTCGACCTGCTCGGCTACGACTTCGTCCAGCAGGCCCTGCTCGCGGCGGCCCTGCTCGGGCTGCTCGCGGGCGCGATCGGACCGCTGATCATCAGCAGGCAGATGTCGTTCGCGGTGCACGGCACCAGCGAGTTGTCGCTGACCGGCGCGGCCGCGGCGCTGCTGGCCGGGGTGGGCGTCGGATTCGGCGCGATCGCGGGCTCGGTGGTGGCGGCGGTGCTGTTCGGCGTGCTCGGCACCAAAGCGCGCGAACGCGATTCGGTGATCGCGGTGGTGCTGTCCTTCGGCCTCGGCCTGTCGGTGCTGTTCCTGTGGCTCGGCCCCGAACGCGCGGGCTCGAAGTTCTCGCTGCTGACCGGTCAAGTCGTCAGTGTTGGTTACAGCGGTCTGGCGATGCTCGTCGCGGCCACCGTCGTGGTGCTCGCGGTACTGGCGGCGATCTACCGCCCGCTGCTGTTCGCCAGCTCCGATCCGGAGGTCGCGCTCGCGCGCGGAGTGCCGGTACGGGCGCTCGCGGTGATCTTCGCCGTATTGCTCGGCGTCACCGCCGCCTTCGGTGTGCAGATCGTGGGCGCACTGCTGGTGCTGGCCATCCTGATCACCCCGGCCGCCGCGGCCGCGCAGCTGACCGCCGATCCGGTGCGGGCGACGGTGCTGTCGATCGTCTTCGCGGAGCTGGCCGCGGTCGGCGGCATCCTGCTCTCGCTGGCGCCGGGCGTTCCGGTGTCCACCTTCGTCACCACCATCTCGTTCCTGATCTACCTGATCTGCCGGATGGTCGGCGCCCGGCGCACCTCGGCGCGGCGCGCTCGTCCGGTCGCGGCCTGA
- a CDS encoding acyl-CoA dehydrogenase family protein has protein sequence MTIATTDEHKAVQESMRGWAGSVRPIATMRAEPTGFWRGYWPALADLGVFRVAVAEEAGGAGATVADLAVLLEQAAHDLVGGPVLTTALANLVTAGALAEDQPCGVAVDPTAADLVGGNELSPGPGAGTLTGSWPQVLGAEPGTAVLLPIRASEAPGGVRWCLLPPDAPGLRIEALTPTDPSVPLARVHCAQTPVAEDQVFTSPHPVEDLLVVLAVAELAGLAGWCLDTAVEYAKVREQFGRKIGSFQAVKHICAWMLCRTELIRAVALDAAAAVDEGGEELPIAASIAAAIALDAAVETAKDCIQVLGGIGFTWEHDAHFYLRRATALRQLLGGGPRWRARVTELTRAGHRRTTGADRVLAADGVEVDGTAATGLAEEVAAIAALPADQQRDAMVDAGFVMPHWPRPYGRAADPMTGLMISEELRRAGLTAPDLAIGGWAVPTLLQHGTQEQIDRFAWPTLRGEVVWCQLFSEPEAGSDLAALRTTATKVEGGWRLRGQKVWTSLGDRANWGICLARTDPEAPKHRGISYFLVDMRSEGLQVRPLVQITGEARFSEVFLDDVFVPDDCVVGALNNGWKIARSTLSAERIAMGGNGIGRALEELIAKLPSTGPGSELIADRLGGFVAEAIGGLLLEQRAALTVLAGGDAGAQSSVRKLVGVRHRQAVAEFAVESSGPLGAQETAEVTEFLLTRCLSIAGGTEQILLTVAAERILGLPRDAVG, from the coding sequence GTGACCATCGCCACCACTGACGAGCATAAAGCCGTCCAGGAGTCGATGCGCGGGTGGGCCGGTTCGGTCCGTCCGATTGCAACAATGCGGGCCGAGCCGACCGGGTTCTGGCGCGGGTACTGGCCCGCCCTCGCCGATCTCGGGGTGTTCCGCGTCGCGGTCGCCGAGGAGGCGGGCGGCGCGGGCGCGACGGTCGCCGACCTGGCGGTGCTGCTCGAGCAGGCCGCCCACGATCTGGTCGGTGGACCGGTGCTGACCACCGCGCTGGCGAACCTGGTCACCGCGGGCGCGCTCGCCGAAGACCAGCCCTGCGGGGTCGCCGTCGACCCTACCGCCGCCGATCTCGTCGGCGGCAACGAACTTTCGCCCGGACCGGGGGCGGGCACCCTGACCGGTAGCTGGCCGCAGGTGCTCGGCGCTGAGCCCGGTACCGCCGTTCTGCTGCCGATTCGCGCGTCGGAGGCACCCGGGGGAGTGCGCTGGTGCCTGCTGCCGCCGGACGCGCCCGGCCTGCGCATCGAAGCGCTGACTCCCACCGATCCGAGCGTCCCGCTGGCCCGCGTGCACTGCGCGCAGACCCCGGTCGCCGAGGATCAGGTGTTCACCTCGCCGCATCCGGTCGAGGATCTGCTGGTGGTGCTGGCCGTCGCCGAACTGGCCGGGCTGGCGGGCTGGTGTCTGGACACCGCCGTCGAGTACGCGAAGGTGCGCGAGCAGTTCGGCCGCAAGATCGGTTCCTTCCAGGCTGTCAAGCACATCTGCGCCTGGATGCTGTGCCGCACCGAGCTCATCCGCGCCGTCGCGCTCGACGCCGCCGCCGCGGTGGACGAGGGCGGCGAGGAACTGCCGATCGCCGCCTCGATCGCGGCGGCCATCGCGCTGGACGCGGCCGTGGAGACCGCCAAGGACTGCATCCAGGTGCTCGGCGGCATCGGCTTCACCTGGGAGCACGACGCCCACTTCTACCTGCGCCGGGCCACCGCGCTGCGCCAGCTGCTCGGCGGTGGTCCGCGCTGGCGGGCCAGGGTCACCGAACTCACGCGGGCCGGCCACCGGCGCACCACCGGCGCCGACCGGGTGCTCGCCGCCGACGGCGTCGAGGTCGACGGCACCGCCGCCACCGGCCTGGCCGAAGAAGTCGCCGCGATCGCCGCGCTGCCCGCCGACCAGCAGCGCGACGCCATGGTCGACGCCGGTTTCGTCATGCCGCACTGGCCGCGCCCCTACGGTCGCGCGGCCGACCCGATGACCGGCTTGATGATCTCCGAGGAACTGCGCCGCGCGGGCCTGACCGCTCCCGATCTGGCGATCGGCGGCTGGGCGGTGCCCACTCTGCTCCAGCACGGCACCCAGGAGCAGATCGACCGGTTCGCCTGGCCGACGCTGCGCGGCGAGGTCGTCTGGTGTCAGCTGTTCAGCGAACCCGAGGCCGGCTCGGATCTGGCCGCACTGCGTACCACCGCGACCAAGGTCGAGGGCGGCTGGCGGCTGCGCGGTCAGAAGGTGTGGACCTCGCTGGGGGATCGCGCCAACTGGGGGATCTGCCTGGCGCGCACCGATCCCGAGGCGCCCAAGCATCGCGGTATCAGCTACTTCCTGGTGGACATGCGCAGCGAAGGGCTGCAAGTGCGCCCGCTGGTGCAGATCACCGGTGAGGCGCGGTTCAGCGAAGTCTTCCTCGACGACGTCTTCGTGCCCGACGACTGTGTGGTCGGCGCGCTGAACAACGGCTGGAAGATCGCTCGCTCCACGCTGTCCGCCGAACGGATCGCCATGGGCGGCAACGGGATCGGCCGCGCGCTCGAGGAGCTGATCGCCAAGCTGCCCAGCACAGGTCCCGGCTCGGAGCTGATCGCCGACCGGCTCGGCGGCTTCGTCGCCGAGGCCATCGGCGGACTGCTGCTCGAACAGCGCGCGGCGCTCACCGTGCTCGCCGGCGGTGACGCGGGCGCGCAGAGCAGCGTGCGCAAGCTGGTCGGGGTGCGCCATCGGCAGGCGGTGGCGGAGTTCGCGGTGGAGAGCTCGGGTCCACTGGGCGCGCAGGAGACCGCCGAGGTCACCGAATTCCTGCTCACCCGCTGCCTGTCCATCGCCGGTGGCACCGAGCAGATCCTGCTCACCGTCGCCGCCGAGCGGATTCTCGGGCTGCCCCGCGACGCGGTCGGCTAG